The Eleutherodactylus coqui strain aEleCoq1 chromosome 6, aEleCoq1.hap1, whole genome shotgun sequence genome window below encodes:
- the LOC136631422 gene encoding heat shock protein 30C-like, with the protein MFPLRLLQSLHSPLYLCSRPALTLWPAASRLIFRQLEEDMMDMENDLERRMQPVYQAYPLMDMDRIRRAAQSRRPAEGESPSMRKEGKEDYKLTLDISAFSPQELTVKTEGKRLIVSGKHEKKEEDEDGSYFHEYREWRREAELPEDVNPEEVLCSLSQDGRLHFQAPRHALSPAPERAIPITVIQNPVEGQQKTPEKKNDQSNGEQEESPSSS; encoded by the coding sequence ATGTTTCCTCTCAGACTCCTCCAGTCCTTGCACAGTCCTCTGTATCTTTGCAGCAGACCTGCCCTCACACTATGGCCGGCAGCTTCACGCCTCATCTTCAGGCAGCTGgaagaggacatgatggacaTGGAGAATGACCTGGAGAGGAGAATGCAACCCGTCTACCAGGCTTATCCTCTAATGGAcatggacaggataagaagagcTGCCCAGAGCAGACGTCCTGCTGAGGGCGAATCTCCCTCCATgaggaaggaagggaaggaggaCTACAAGCTCACCCTGGACATCAGTGCCTTTTCTCCTCAGGAGCTGACAGTGAAGACAGAAGGCAAAAGACTTATCGTGTCTGGGAAGcatgagaagaaggaggaggatgaggatggtAGCTACTTCCATGAGTACAGggagtggagaagagaagctGAGCTCCCAGAAGATGTGAATCCAGAGGAAGTGCTCTGCTCCTTGTCTCAGGACGGACGGCTCCACTTCCAGGCTCCTCGCCATGCGCTGTCGCCTGCCCCAGAGAGGGCAATACCCATCACTGTTATCCAGAACCCAGTAGAGGGGCAGCAGAAGACCCCAGAAAAAAAGAATGACCAATCTAATGGAGAGCAGGAGGAAAGTCCAAGTTCATCCTGA